A genomic stretch from Sulfurimonas sediminis includes:
- the rbr gene encoding rubrerythrin produces the protein MRKYETYRCNKCGNIVELQAVGGGELHCCGEAMEMITQNLTLVNLMKAFAGESQARNKYEFYAKVAQKEGYRDIAAHFQRAANNEKEHAKLEFALHNRLKNNSEESFGKTMENLQDAINGEHYENSDMYPDFAKIAKEEGDKEAAALFSAIGKVEVEHEKMYKMLLDRLTSGHEFESDEEEAWICEVCGHVHYGKKPPKKCPVCKHPQEYFSRLLEIK, from the coding sequence ATGAGAAAGTATGAAACATATAGATGTAATAAATGTGGAAATATTGTAGAACTGCAGGCAGTCGGAGGAGGAGAACTACATTGTTGTGGTGAGGCAATGGAAATGATTACGCAAAATCTTACTTTAGTCAATCTTATGAAAGCGTTTGCCGGAGAATCTCAAGCCCGAAACAAATATGAATTTTATGCAAAAGTAGCACAAAAAGAAGGATACCGAGATATAGCTGCCCACTTTCAAAGAGCGGCAAACAATGAAAAAGAGCATGCAAAATTAGAATTTGCCCTGCATAACAGACTCAAAAACAACAGTGAAGAGAGTTTTGGCAAGACAATGGAAAACCTTCAGGATGCCATTAACGGTGAGCATTATGAAAATTCTGATATGTATCCGGATTTTGCAAAAATTGCCAAAGAAGAGGGTGATAAAGAAGCCGCTGCACTCTTTAGCGCCATAGGAAAAGTAGAAGTGGAACATGAGAAAATGTATAAAATGCTTTTAGACAGACTCACATCCGGACATGAATTTGAGAGTGATGAAGAAGAAGCATGGATATGTGAAGTGTGCGGGCATGTTCATTATGGAAAAAAACCACCGAAAAAATGTCCTGTGTGCAAACATCCACAGGAATATTTTTCAAGACTGCTTGAAATCAAATAG
- a CDS encoding vWA domain-containing protein yields MFFLYDDVLYLLVIPALLFVFSFKKGKNTLENVFSQAVIRELTLHPQWLQASLRYRYFLLVISLMIIALARPVYLKQNALIQQMSSSAVIALDVSKSMNASDIYPSRLVLAKEKLVKLIEKAEHLHVGVLLFAKNSYMLYPLSEDTQALVYMLKNAQIKQKFEPNTNLFGVFEASNKMLRTEKTKNIILLSDGGEDVTRVDETAYIRKNHLRLYVIDFASKSNNGLKSMVQKSHGYYTKYQWGEGDIEKILNAIQKSSQKIIANAYDMKQYQELFMYPLGLALLILYFVFIAGLKKKHTVTRAVLFGLIQLTSLNAPANAGVFDFITLQKAESFYAQKQYEQAIEYYKKLKPTNEVNYNIANALYKKREYLQAIKYYKKALGKDKLFNAKIYHNIGNCYVQIGKLERAKSQFEHSLQLHAFDETKKNLQITTQELKKRKKLKKIFSRGTAKVCFKNRLEQMNNDYKVSSKYKIKLQKLVLSEEEKWIKIIQKQKTPVFLQKIRTKRSSSDSKKPR; encoded by the coding sequence ATGTTTTTTTTATATGATGATGTACTTTACCTCTTGGTTATTCCCGCCTTGCTCTTTGTTTTCTCTTTTAAAAAGGGAAAAAATACTCTTGAAAATGTTTTTTCTCAGGCAGTGATCAGAGAACTCACATTACATCCTCAGTGGCTACAGGCTTCTCTGCGCTACAGATATTTTTTACTTGTCATATCTTTGATGATAATCGCACTTGCCCGTCCTGTATATTTGAAACAAAATGCGCTGATACAACAGATGAGCAGTTCGGCTGTTATTGCACTTGATGTTTCAAAATCTATGAACGCATCAGATATTTATCCGAGCCGCTTGGTCTTAGCCAAAGAAAAACTTGTAAAACTCATCGAAAAAGCAGAGCATTTACATGTAGGAGTACTCTTGTTTGCTAAAAACAGCTATATGCTTTATCCTCTGAGTGAAGATACACAGGCTCTTGTATATATGCTTAAAAACGCTCAGATAAAGCAAAAATTTGAACCAAACACCAATCTCTTTGGCGTATTTGAGGCAAGTAATAAAATGCTGCGTACGGAAAAAACAAAAAATATAATTTTGCTGAGTGACGGCGGTGAAGATGTCACAAGAGTGGATGAAACTGCATATATAAGAAAAAATCACCTGAGGCTGTATGTCATCGATTTTGCATCAAAGTCAAATAATGGTTTGAAAAGTATGGTGCAAAAGAGTCATGGATATTATACAAAATATCAATGGGGAGAGGGCGACATAGAAAAAATTCTCAATGCCATACAAAAGAGTTCGCAAAAGATAATTGCCAATGCCTATGATATGAAACAGTATCAGGAACTGTTTATGTATCCTCTGGGGCTTGCATTGTTAATTCTCTATTTTGTTTTTATAGCGGGTTTGAAAAAAAAGCATACAGTTACACGGGCTGTGCTGTTTGGTCTGATACAGCTGACCTCTTTGAACGCGCCTGCAAATGCAGGTGTTTTCGATTTTATAACCCTGCAAAAAGCAGAGTCTTTTTATGCACAAAAGCAGTATGAACAAGCGATAGAATATTATAAAAAGCTCAAGCCGACAAATGAAGTGAATTACAATATCGCCAATGCTTTGTATAAAAAACGTGAATATCTGCAGGCAATAAAGTATTATAAAAAAGCACTTGGCAAAGACAAACTGTTCAATGCAAAAATTTATCACAATATCGGCAACTGTTATGTACAAATTGGTAAACTGGAACGGGCAAAGTCTCAGTTTGAGCACTCTTTGCAACTGCATGCTTTTGATGAGACAAAAAAGAATTTACAGATAACTACACAGGAGCTTAAAAAAAGAAAAAAACTCAAAAAGATTTTCAGCAGAGGCACGGCAAAAGTATGTTTTAAAAACAGGCTTGAACAAATGAATAATGATTACAAAGTCAGTTCAAAATACAAGATAAAACTGCAAAAACTGGTTTTGTCAGAGGAAGAAAAATGGATAAAAATAATACAAAAACAAAAAACTCCTGTTTTCTTGCAAAAAATCCGAACAAAAAGGAGTAGTAGTGACAGTAAAAAACCCCGGTAG
- the amrA gene encoding AmmeMemoRadiSam system protein A, producing MDTDEFYLTDEEKKALKEIAKAALYEAVIHNRKIALDEEKVPPKFKLHLGAFVTLKENGRLRGCIGRFEPDEPLYQVIIDMAISASRYDTRFTPVTKEELDNIEIEISVLTPRKKVNSVDDVIVGKHGIYIEYGNKNGTYLPQVATDMGWDKEQFIRSCCVEKAGIAPEHCKDATLYVYEAIVF from the coding sequence ATGGACACAGATGAGTTTTACCTCACAGACGAAGAAAAAAAAGCACTCAAAGAGATAGCAAAAGCAGCGCTTTATGAAGCTGTTATACATAACCGAAAAATTGCTCTTGATGAAGAGAAAGTACCTCCAAAATTCAAACTGCATTTGGGAGCTTTTGTCACGCTCAAAGAAAACGGCAGACTTAGAGGCTGTATAGGACGATTTGAACCGGATGAACCTCTTTATCAAGTCATTATAGATATGGCAATTTCCGCTTCACGGTATGACACCCGTTTTACCCCTGTCACAAAAGAAGAACTTGACAATATAGAGATTGAAATTTCAGTCCTCACACCCAGAAAAAAAGTCAACTCTGTTGATGATGTCATTGTCGGCAAACATGGAATATATATTGAATACGGCAATAAAAACGGTACCTATTTACCGCAGGTTGCAACAGATATGGGATGGGATAAAGAACAGTTTATCAGAAGCTGTTGTGTGGAAAAAGCGGGAATTGCACCCGAGCATTGCAAAGATGCAACGCTCTATGTATATGAAGCGATAGTCTTTTAA
- a CDS encoding BatD family protein: MTVKNPGSMIFLLFCIPLELYAWVQTTAPKEIVKTETLEFRVVAKGFHVTFPMIEYIDGYVVQNVKTLHEATLIHAKKADKVTKIYSLTPTEDVTLPAFSIKVDGKVEKTQPLHVKVKKRTQTHSPDYKLSMNISNTTPMVGEKFLLHVMLVSKNVEDYTVETPRFNDFALQEISDKEYENNKGEWVEELSYEIIAQKSGPFVLNPIKAAIELSTPKYAKRNIYSNALRLEVKKIPNNLTVMGSYKLNASVNVKHVQKNQPVQLTLSLQGEGNINNFDDINISIEGATVYEKSTKKLHRGEEEIYQKSFEIVSDKNFTIPSVSLEYFDIKEQRVKEITTQAFAIHVEDAVLEERTKKKQRTTMMEKAVYFLSGVFVTLFLVYMYQVLKNTRKTDKQKRIKKELQSIGDKEKFLKKVVPYLGKNRSLDRLVYTLENVENSEFKQLKKEIIRYICEEDIL, from the coding sequence GTGACAGTAAAAAACCCCGGTAGTATGATTTTTCTACTCTTTTGTATTCCTTTGGAACTCTATGCATGGGTACAGACAACTGCACCAAAAGAGATTGTCAAAACAGAAACTTTGGAATTTCGCGTGGTTGCAAAAGGCTTTCATGTTACATTTCCGATGATAGAGTATATAGACGGGTATGTCGTGCAAAATGTGAAAACTCTCCATGAGGCAACGCTGATTCATGCGAAAAAAGCAGACAAAGTGACTAAAATTTACTCTTTGACACCGACCGAAGATGTTACATTACCTGCTTTTAGTATCAAAGTTGACGGCAAGGTTGAAAAGACACAGCCTTTACATGTAAAGGTGAAAAAACGCACACAGACACATTCACCGGATTATAAACTCAGTATGAACATCAGCAATACAACGCCGATGGTAGGTGAAAAATTTCTGTTACATGTAATGCTTGTCTCTAAAAATGTGGAAGATTATACTGTTGAGACACCCCGTTTCAATGACTTTGCACTGCAAGAAATCAGTGACAAAGAGTATGAAAACAACAAAGGCGAATGGGTCGAAGAGCTTAGCTATGAAATCATAGCCCAAAAAAGCGGTCCTTTTGTTTTGAATCCCATAAAAGCTGCAATAGAACTCTCAACCCCAAAATATGCAAAACGAAATATTTATTCTAATGCTCTGCGCTTGGAAGTGAAAAAAATTCCAAATAATCTTACTGTTATGGGCTCTTATAAGCTTAATGCAAGTGTGAATGTCAAACATGTCCAAAAAAATCAGCCGGTACAACTCACACTCTCTCTGCAGGGCGAGGGCAATATCAATAATTTTGATGATATAAACATAAGCATAGAAGGTGCAACCGTATATGAAAAAAGTACAAAAAAACTGCACCGGGGAGAAGAAGAAATTTATCAAAAAAGTTTTGAAATTGTTTCGGATAAAAACTTTACAATTCCCTCTGTTTCTTTAGAATATTTTGATATCAAGGAGCAAAGAGTAAAAGAGATAACAACACAGGCTTTTGCGATACATGTGGAAGATGCTGTGCTTGAAGAGAGAACAAAAAAGAAGCAAAGGACAACTATGATGGAAAAAGCAGTTTATTTTTTGTCGGGCGTATTTGTAACACTGTTTTTAGTTTACATGTATCAGGTACTGAAAAATACTAGAAAAACAGACAAACAAAAAAGAATCAAAAAAGAGTTGCAGAGTATTGGGGATAAAGAGAAGTTTTTGAAAAAAGTCGTACCTTATTTGGGAAAAAACAGATCATTGGACAGATTAGTGTATACTCTTGAAAATGTAGAAAATTCTGAATTTAAGCAATTGAAAAAAGAGATAATCAGATATATTTGTGAAGAAGATATTTTATAG
- a CDS encoding vWA domain-containing protein encodes MPHFLQLFSHVKKRHYVREILKWFMLTCMTVALSDPVVVKKIKALKSNAVDIVLALDTSGSMSTYGFNAKNYKQSRLDVVKEVVQSFIDMRKRDRIGLVIFGTTAAVASPLSFDKEAQKNIVGKIEVGVLGKSTALIDAVVSAAELLRNSKSKSKIIILLSDGEDSASKIPLAFALKLAKKYGIIIYTITIDKSYSNMMKVIANKNGAQNFEVQNKKDLLKVYKRIDMLQKSELEYNTLDVEEHIYFYFLLLSLLCAILLLPHVKNKGVL; translated from the coding sequence ATGCCGCATTTTTTGCAACTGTTCTCGCATGTTAAGAAGAGACACTATGTAAGAGAAATTTTAAAATGGTTTATGCTTACATGTATGACTGTTGCATTAAGCGATCCTGTTGTAGTAAAAAAAATAAAAGCACTCAAGAGCAATGCTGTTGATATTGTGTTGGCACTTGATACCAGCGGTTCTATGAGTACCTATGGTTTTAATGCAAAAAATTACAAACAAAGCAGACTTGATGTGGTGAAAGAGGTCGTGCAAAGTTTTATAGATATGAGAAAGAGAGACAGAATAGGTCTGGTCATTTTTGGGACAACGGCCGCTGTAGCCTCTCCTTTGAGTTTTGACAAAGAGGCACAAAAAAATATCGTGGGCAAGATTGAAGTGGGGGTTCTTGGAAAAAGCACAGCTTTGATTGATGCTGTCGTCTCTGCTGCAGAACTTTTGAGAAATTCAAAAAGTAAGTCAAAAATCATTATACTGCTGAGCGACGGAGAAGACTCTGCAAGTAAAATTCCGCTTGCATTTGCGCTGAAACTGGCAAAAAAATACGGCATAATAATTTATACGATAACCATAGACAAAAGTTACAGTAATATGATGAAGGTTATTGCCAATAAAAACGGTGCACAAAACTTTGAAGTGCAAAATAAAAAAGATTTGCTCAAAGTTTACAAACGCATTGATATGCTGCAAAAAAGTGAACTCGAGTACAATACTTTAGATGTAGAAGAACATATATATTTTTATTTTCTTCTGCTCTCGTTGTTGTGTGCAATCTTGCTTTTACCGCATGTAAAAAACAAAGGGGTGTTGTAA
- a CDS encoding AAA family ATPase: protein MKNKIKLLKQEIAKGVIGHENMIDALLIGLITNGHILLEGVPGLAKTTAVNALSKALSLDFKRVQFTPDLLPSDIIGAEIYDVKSGEFKIKHGPVFTNLLLADEINRAPAKVQSALLEVMQERQVTIGDESFKIEPPFLVLATQNPIEQEGAYTLPEAQLDRFMFKVIVGYNTEDEEYLIAQKAANETFESIEPVLLASELEEMKEEVKAVHIEEELSAYIVRLIFATRDPKKYGLEELQRYIAFGASPRATINMLKAVKARAYLRGNDFVSPIDIALSIKDVLRHRIILSYDAIAEGLSSDDIIQTILESIEIP, encoded by the coding sequence ATGAAAAACAAGATAAAATTACTAAAACAAGAAATTGCAAAAGGGGTCATCGGTCATGAAAACATGATTGATGCTCTGCTTATAGGACTTATTACAAACGGACATATACTGCTTGAAGGAGTGCCCGGTCTTGCAAAAACAACGGCTGTCAATGCCTTGTCAAAAGCATTGAGTCTGGATTTCAAACGTGTGCAGTTTACTCCTGATTTACTGCCATCAGACATTATCGGAGCAGAAATTTATGATGTCAAATCCGGAGAGTTTAAAATCAAACACGGTCCGGTTTTTACAAATTTACTTTTGGCCGATGAAATAAACAGAGCGCCTGCAAAAGTACAATCGGCACTCTTGGAAGTGATGCAGGAGAGACAGGTTACTATTGGTGATGAAAGTTTTAAAATCGAACCTCCTTTTTTGGTGCTTGCAACGCAAAATCCGATTGAGCAGGAGGGTGCCTATACTTTACCCGAAGCGCAGTTAGACCGCTTTATGTTTAAAGTAATTGTCGGTTATAACACAGAAGATGAAGAGTATCTAATAGCACAAAAAGCTGCAAATGAGACTTTTGAGTCCATTGAACCGGTTCTTTTGGCCAGTGAACTCGAAGAGATGAAAGAAGAGGTAAAAGCTGTTCATATCGAAGAAGAGCTGAGTGCCTATATAGTAAGACTGATCTTTGCAACAAGAGATCCGAAAAAATACGGTCTTGAAGAGTTGCAACGCTATATCGCTTTTGGGGCAAGTCCGCGAGCCACTATAAATATGCTCAAAGCCGTCAAAGCAAGAGCCTATTTAAGAGGAAATGATTTTGTCTCTCCCATAGATATTGCTCTGAGTATCAAAGATGTATTGCGACACCGTATCATTTTAAGTTATGACGCTATTGCAGAAGGGTTGAGCAGCGATGATATTATCCAAACAATCTTAGAATCTATAGAAATACCGTAA
- a CDS encoding DUF58 domain-containing protein, translated as MLKTLLESNKKLALILIKTQREVFSKIAGENISKKRGEGYDFQELREYETGDDIRHIDWIISAKTTKPYVKVFHQQKELNVVIVPFLCGSLHFGTRTLKKDLLTQICVLLSYSCVKQNNPFESYICSDTLFLCTQKTKQLFGVRRLAEKVESFDVLGKTLDYSYSTQALYRQIQRKSMLFLIGDFFDTHDLNLMALSLKHEIVLIIVRDRFEENPAELGELNITDPALGMSAEISLNKNTLHSYRKKIVQNDEMLYKKLQTAGVRFVKIYTDEDPAEKIIALMEKA; from the coding sequence ATGCTAAAAACACTTTTGGAGTCCAATAAAAAACTTGCACTTATCCTTATCAAAACACAAAGGGAAGTCTTTAGTAAAATTGCAGGGGAAAATATTTCAAAAAAAAGAGGTGAGGGATATGATTTTCAAGAACTCAGAGAGTATGAAACCGGAGATGATATAAGGCATATTGACTGGATCATAAGTGCAAAAACTACAAAACCCTATGTGAAAGTTTTTCATCAGCAAAAAGAACTCAATGTGGTGATTGTTCCGTTTTTATGCGGTTCGCTTCATTTTGGAACTCGGACACTGAAAAAAGATTTACTGACTCAGATTTGTGTATTACTCAGTTACAGCTGTGTCAAGCAAAACAATCCCTTTGAGAGCTATATCTGCAGTGATACACTCTTTTTGTGTACGCAAAAGACAAAACAGCTCTTTGGTGTGAGAAGACTGGCAGAAAAGGTTGAGAGTTTCGATGTTCTTGGAAAAACTTTGGATTATTCGTACAGTACGCAGGCTCTTTACAGACAAATTCAAAGAAAGAGTATGCTGTTCTTAATCGGAGATTTTTTTGATACGCATGATTTAAATTTAATGGCATTGAGTCTGAAACATGAGATTGTACTTATTATTGTCCGTGACCGTTTTGAAGAAAATCCTGCAGAACTTGGAGAGTTGAATATTACCGACCCGGCTTTGGGTATGAGTGCAGAGATAAGCCTAAACAAAAACACGCTTCATTCGTATAGAAAAAAAATAGTACAAAATGATGAGATGTTGTATAAAAAACTGCAAACAGCAGGGGTTCGTTTTGTGAAAATTTACACAGATGAAGACCCGGCTGAAAAAATTATCGCTCTTATGGAAAAAGCATGA
- the pdxA gene encoding 4-hydroxythreonine-4-phosphate dehydrogenase, with translation MSQPTIAVSVGDVNGVGVEIALKAHEEIAEICHPVYCINKNILQKASALLHVSIPDDFTLYEVAGDFAVQPGKVDAKSGLYAYDSFMAAVHLCEEKKTKAVVTLPIHKEAWMQAGLEYKGHTDLLRKHFDKEAIMMLGCHKMYVALFTEHIPLKDVAKNIKYKKLKQFFLDMHNAIPKAPVAVLGLNPHAGDNGVLGHEELIITKAIKSANKKIGFERFVGPIVPDVAFAPYCRNNYNYFVAMYHDQGLAPLKALYFDESVNISLNLPIIRTSVDHGTAFDIAYKNEAKTLSYINAVQAALEFIKAEESIPSN, from the coding sequence ATGAGTCAGCCAACAATAGCCGTAAGTGTCGGTGATGTAAACGGCGTCGGAGTAGAGATAGCACTCAAAGCACATGAAGAGATTGCTGAAATTTGCCATCCGGTTTACTGCATTAATAAAAATATCCTGCAAAAAGCCTCTGCCCTTTTACATGTAAGCATCCCTGATGATTTCACACTTTATGAAGTTGCGGGAGATTTTGCTGTACAGCCGGGAAAAGTAGATGCCAAAAGCGGTTTGTATGCCTATGATTCTTTTATGGCTGCCGTGCATTTGTGTGAAGAAAAAAAAACCAAAGCCGTTGTAACCTTACCGATACATAAAGAAGCCTGGATGCAGGCAGGACTTGAGTACAAAGGCCATACAGACCTCTTACGCAAACACTTTGACAAAGAAGCCATTATGATGCTAGGATGCCATAAAATGTATGTGGCACTTTTTACAGAGCACATTCCTCTCAAAGATGTTGCAAAAAATATAAAATACAAAAAACTCAAACAGTTCTTTTTGGATATGCACAATGCAATTCCAAAAGCCCCTGTAGCCGTGCTCGGTCTCAATCCGCATGCTGGAGACAACGGTGTTTTGGGGCATGAAGAGCTTATAATCACAAAGGCAATAAAAAGTGCCAACAAAAAAATAGGCTTTGAGCGGTTTGTAGGTCCAATCGTGCCTGATGTGGCCTTTGCACCTTATTGTCGCAACAACTACAACTATTTTGTAGCAATGTATCACGACCAGGGACTTGCTCCGCTCAAAGCACTCTATTTTGACGAAAGTGTGAATATTTCACTTAACCTGCCCATCATACGCACATCAGTCGATCATGGAACTGCTTTTGACATCGCCTACAAAAATGAAGCAAAAACACTGAGTTATATCAATGCTGTACAAGCAGCATTAGAATTCATTAAAGCTGAAGAATCAATTCCGTCAAATTAA
- a CDS encoding pyridoxine 5'-phosphate synthase translates to MKLGVNIDHVAVLREARQVNDPDILQALYVACQSGADQITIHLREDRRHIQDNDVTNILQFSKVPVNLECSINKKILDIVSKARPHRATLVPEKREEVTTEGGLDVFAYENEISYAIEQLHDAIIPVSLFIDPSTDAIEQSKKLGAEMVELHTGLFANLFAMLHSSLPKSNHSVKELEFPRYELSDRLETALEELKLSARYAKELGLEVAAGHGLNYHNVDEIMQIQEITELNIGQSIIARSVFTGLREAIQEMKRVTRR, encoded by the coding sequence ATGAAACTCGGTGTAAACATTGATCATGTGGCAGTTTTACGAGAAGCCAGACAGGTAAATGACCCTGATATTTTACAGGCACTTTATGTCGCCTGCCAAAGCGGTGCTGATCAGATTACTATACACTTACGAGAAGACAGAAGGCATATTCAAGACAATGATGTTACAAATATTTTGCAGTTTTCAAAGGTGCCTGTTAATTTGGAATGTTCTATCAACAAAAAAATACTCGACATTGTCAGTAAGGCCAGACCTCATCGGGCAACCTTGGTTCCTGAAAAAAGAGAAGAAGTTACCACAGAAGGCGGACTTGATGTTTTTGCCTATGAAAATGAAATATCCTATGCAATAGAGCAACTTCATGACGCCATCATTCCTGTTTCACTGTTTATTGACCCCTCTACAGATGCTATAGAACAGTCAAAAAAGCTCGGAGCCGAGATGGTTGAACTCCACACCGGACTTTTTGCAAATCTTTTTGCAATGCTTCACTCCTCTTTGCCAAAATCAAATCACTCTGTAAAAGAACTTGAATTTCCAAGATACGAACTCAGTGACAGGCTTGAAACTGCCCTTGAAGAGTTAAAACTCTCTGCAAGATATGCAAAAGAACTTGGTCTCGAAGTAGCAGCAGGCCATGGACTCAATTATCATAATGTAGATGAAATCATGCAGATTCAAGAGATTACAGAGTTGAACATTGGACAAAGCATTATTGCCCGCAGTGTTTTTACCGGATTGCGTGAAGCGATACAAGAGATGAAAAGAGTCACAAGGCGATGA
- a CDS encoding serine hydroxymethyltransferase, whose translation MSFLKEYDEEVYNLCEKELERQTNHLEMIASENFTLPAVMEAMGSVFTNKYAEGYPAKRYYGGCEYADSVEQLAIDRACKLFGCKYANVQPHSGSQANGAVYAALLKAGDKLLGMDLSHGGHLTHGSKPSFSGKNYSSFTYGVELDGRINYDRVLDIAKIVQPKIIVCGASAYAREIDFKKFREIADEVGAILFADIAHIAGLVAAGEHPSPFPHAHVVTTTTHKTLAGPRGGMIMTNDEDIAKKINSAIFPALQGGPLVHVIAAKAVGFKHNLAPEWKDYAKQVKKNASVLADVLMKRGYDVVSGGTDNHLVLVSFVGKEISGKDADAALGNAGITVNKNTVPGETRSPFVTSGIRIGSPALTSRGMKEKEFELIANKMADVLDDINNTELQAKIKEELKELAQNFVIYNQPTY comes from the coding sequence ATGAGTTTTTTAAAAGAGTACGATGAAGAAGTTTATAACTTGTGCGAAAAAGAGTTAGAGAGACAGACTAACCATCTGGAAATGATAGCAAGTGAAAACTTCACACTTCCGGCAGTAATGGAAGCTATGGGTTCGGTATTTACAAACAAATATGCTGAAGGGTATCCGGCAAAACGCTACTATGGCGGATGCGAATATGCTGACAGCGTAGAACAACTGGCGATAGACAGAGCCTGTAAACTTTTTGGGTGCAAATATGCAAATGTGCAGCCACATTCAGGATCACAGGCAAACGGAGCTGTTTATGCGGCACTTTTAAAAGCAGGTGACAAACTTTTAGGTATGGATTTAAGCCATGGCGGACACTTGACACATGGTTCCAAACCAAGTTTTTCAGGGAAAAACTACTCCAGTTTCACCTATGGTGTTGAACTTGACGGACGCATCAACTATGACAGAGTTTTAGATATCGCTAAAATTGTACAGCCTAAAATAATCGTTTGTGGTGCTTCTGCGTATGCTCGTGAAATCGACTTTAAAAAATTTCGTGAAATTGCAGATGAAGTAGGTGCAATTCTTTTTGCCGACATTGCACACATTGCAGGTTTGGTAGCCGCAGGTGAGCATCCTAGTCCATTCCCTCACGCGCATGTAGTAACAACAACCACACACAAAACACTTGCAGGACCTCGCGGCGGTATGATTATGACGAACGATGAGGATATAGCAAAGAAGATAAACTCTGCTATTTTCCCGGCGCTTCAAGGCGGACCGCTTGTACATGTAATCGCTGCAAAAGCAGTTGGTTTTAAACACAACCTTGCACCAGAGTGGAAAGACTATGCGAAACAGGTAAAGAAAAATGCTTCTGTATTGGCTGATGTACTTATGAAACGCGGCTATGATGTTGTAAGTGGCGGAACAGACAACCACTTAGTGCTTGTCAGTTTTGTAGGCAAAGAGATTTCCGGAAAAGATGCTGATGCTGCACTGGGAAATGCAGGGATTACTGTCAATAAAAACACTGTTCCCGGAGAGACACGAAGCCCTTTCGTAACATCAGGTATTCGCATTGGTTCACCGGCACTGACATCTCGCGGTATGAAAGAAAAAGAGTTTGAACTCATCGCAAATAAAATGGCAGATGTTTTGGATGATATCAACAATACTGAACTTCAGGCAAAAATAAAAGAAGAACTCAAAGAACTTGCACAAAATTTTGTAATATACAACCAACCAACATATTAA
- a CDS encoding cytochrome-c peroxidase — MKKIAVLALTAASLMASSLVQDAKNAGLMPIPSSQTELLKLIDNPKNPITKAKVKLGEKLYMDPRLSRSGLISCNTCHNLMEGGDDGVGPSTGHMWRHNPHHLNAPTVYNAVFFGSQFWDGRAKDLEEQAQGPALAHPEMAATKEHIEEVVKSMPQYVKAFKKAYGDNVKITFEKITDTIANFERTLVTPAPFDAFMNGYKEAMTPKQKEGLKTFIQVGCASCHNGVALGGEMNVLNVAATYKYMNVGDFKGDKNGMVKVPTLRNITETAPYFHNGMIWNLKDAIKEMGRIQLGMKITDNQAESIEAFLGSLTGKKPHMMMPMLPASTNKTPKPNLN, encoded by the coding sequence ATGAAAAAAATCGCAGTACTAGCATTAACAGCCGCTTCGTTAATGGCATCTTCGTTAGTTCAAGATGCAAAAAACGCAGGCCTTATGCCAATTCCGAGTTCACAAACTGAGCTTTTAAAACTGATAGACAATCCGAAAAACCCTATCACAAAAGCAAAAGTAAAACTCGGTGAAAAGCTTTATATGGATCCGCGTCTTTCACGCAGTGGTCTTATTTCATGTAACACATGTCATAATTTAATGGAAGGTGGAGATGACGGCGTAGGTCCTTCAACAGGACATATGTGGAGACACAACCCGCATCACTTAAATGCACCGACAGTTTACAATGCAGTGTTTTTCGGCTCTCAGTTTTGGGACGGACGAGCAAAAGATTTGGAAGAGCAGGCACAGGGACCGGCACTTGCCCATCCTGAAATGGCAGCAACAAAAGAACACATAGAAGAAGTAGTCAAATCTATGCCACAATATGTAAAAGCATTTAAAAAAGCATACGGTGACAATGTAAAAATCACTTTTGAAAAAATTACGGACACTATTGCAAATTTTGAACGTACACTTGTAACACCGGCACCGTTTGATGCATTTATGAATGGTTACAAAGAAGCAATGACGCCAAAACAAAAAGAGGGTCTGAAAACTTTCATTCAAGTCGGTTGTGCATCTTGTCATAACGGTGTAGCGCTTGGTGGTGAAATGAATGTATTGAATGTGGCAGCAACATACAAATACATGAATGTAGGTGACTTTAAAGGTGACAAAAACGGCATGGTAAAAGTACCGACGCTTAGAAACATTACTGAGACTGCACCTTACTTTCACAATGGTATGATTTGGAACTTAAAAGATGCTATCAAAGAGATGGGACGCATTCAACTTGGGATGAAAATTACGGACAACCAGGCTGAGTCTATTGAAGCGTTCCTGGGTTCACTGACAGGGAAAAAACCGCATATGATGATGCCTATGCTTCCTGCTTCAACAAATAAAACTCCTAAACCGAACTTAAACTAG